The Parus major isolate Abel chromosome 4, Parus_major1.1, whole genome shotgun sequence genome has a window encoding:
- the PPEF2 gene encoding serine/threonine-protein phosphatase with EF-hands 2: MGSGSSVNIQYKYSLQKSESAFKAAVLIQQWYRRHVARLEMRRRCTWRIFQSIEYACEQDQIKLHNFFSYLMDQFTPSSSKERDFITRMFISGESYKEAELEKFCDYESIEVPDSYTGPHLSFPLLPDHATALLEAFQQKQQLHARYVLNLLHETRKHLKQLPNISHVSTCYSEEVTVCGDLHGQLDDLFLIFYKNGLPSPSKSYVFNGDFVDRGKQSLEILVILFTFLLIYPKEVHLNRGNHEDHMVNLRYGFTKEVMQKYKVHGKKILKMFQNVFCWLPLATLIDQKVLIIHGGISDTTDLDMLEKIQRDKFISVLRLKKRKESSRKAEIQAINGERESGTDAAGNEAAPRLSQSAQAPSTANRLEFSRWLRQTVQEQIDTCRRLVDISESEPEELTYSSMVSLKGVDDEPCWSRQEEWKQVLDILWSDPTPQEGCRANKVRGGGCYFGPDVTEKFLEKYSLQFLIRSHECKQEGYEFCHNRKVLTIFSASNYYEIGSNRGAYVKLGPDLIPHFVQYQANKTAHMLNMTQRISRVEESAFRALREKLFAHTSALISAFKAYDGDNTGKISLSNWATAVESVLRLGLPWRMLRPQLVRSTEDGMLEYKSWLDDLAMEQRSQEHIQSSLLEVIYRNRSNLETIFRIIDRDHSGLISFEEFQQTWKLFSSHMNIELTDDGINDLVRSIDFNKDGNIDFNEFLEAFRLVKQCPA; this comes from the exons ATGGGATCTGGTAGTTCTGTAAATATCCAGTACAAGTACTCCCTGCAGAAGTCTGAAAGTG CTTTCAAGGCAGCTGTCTTGATCCAGCAATGGTATCGGCGCCACGTGGCTCGGCTGGAAATGCGGCGCCGCTGCACCTGGAGAATCTTTCAATCCATTGAGTATGCCTGTGAGCAGGATCAGATCAAG cttcACAACTTCTTCAGTTACCTCATGGACCAGTTCACaccaagcagcagcaaagaga GGGATTTTATCACTCGCATGTTCATAAGTGGGGAAAGCTACAAAGAGGCAGAGTTGGAAAAGTTCTGTGACTATGAATCCATAGAGGTGCCAGACTCCTACACTGGACCCcatctctctttccctctcctccctgacCATGCCACGGCCTTGCTGGAAGCTTTCCAACAGAAACAA CAGCTCCATGCTCGCTATGTCTTAAACCTCCTGCACGAGACCAGGAAGCACCTCAAGCAGTTGCCAAACATCAGCCACGTCTCCACCTGCTACAGCGAGGAGGTCACCGTGTGTG GAGATTTGCATGGCCAGCTGGATGACTTGTTCCTCATCTTTTACAAG AATGGCCTGCCTTCCCCTTCCAAGTCCTACGTGTTCAATGGGGACTTTGTAGACAGAGGCAAGCAGTCCCTTGAGATCCTTGTTATCCTCTTTACCTTCCTCCTGATCTATCCCAAGGAGGTTCATCTCAACCGCGGGAACCACGAGGACCACATGGTGAACTTACG CTATGGTTTCACCAAGGAAGTGATGCAGAAATACAAG GTGCATGGGAAGAAAATCTTGAAGATGTTTCAGAATGTATTCTGTTGGCTGCCCCTGGCCACCCTGATTGATCAGAAAGTCCTCATTATTCACGGGGGCATCTCTGACACCACTGACCTGGACATGCTTGAGAAAATTCAAAGGGACAAA tttatttctgtgttaaggctgaagaaaagaaaggaatcgagcagaaaagcagaaatacaggCCATAAATGGTGAGAGGGAATCAGGCACTGATGCAGCAGGGAATGAGGCAGCTCCCAGGTTATCCCAGTCAGcccaggctcccagcacagccaacaGGCTGGAGTTCTCCAGGTGGCTCCGGCAGACGGTGCAGGAGCAAATCGACACGTGCCGCCGGCTGGTGGACATCAGTGAGTCAGAGCCAGAGGAGCTCACCTATTCCAGCATGGTCTCCTTGAAGGGTGTGGATGATGAGCCGTGCTGGAGTCGCCAGGAGGAGTGGAAGCAG GTTTTAGACATCCTCTGGAGCGACCCCACGCCTCAGGAGGGCTGCAGAGCAAATAAGGTGCGAGGTGGTGGATGCTACTTTGGGCCTGATGTGACAGAGAAGTTCCTTGAGAAGTACAGCTTGCAGTTCCTGATCCGCTCTCACGAGTGCAAGCAGGAGGGCTACGAGTTCTGCCACAACCGCAAG GTGTTGACCATCTTTTCAGCCTCAAACTACTACGAGATTGGCAGCAACAGGGGAGCCTATGTGAAGCTGGGACCAGACCTGATCCCCCACTTTGTTCAGTACCAAGCAAACAAGACAGCCCATATGCTCAATATGACCCAAAG AATAAGCAGAGTAGAGGAGTCAGCCTTTCGAGCCTTGCGGGAAAAGCTCTTTGCTCACACCTCAGCTCTCATCAGTGCCTTCAAGGCCTACGACGGGGACAATACAG gaaagaTCTCTCTGAGCAACTGGGCGACAGCAGTGGAGTCGGTGCTGcggctggggctgccctggcgAATGCTGAGGCCGCAGCTGGTGCGCAGCACCGAGGATGGAATGCTGGAATACAAATCCTGGCTGGATGACCTGGCCATGGAGCAGAGGAGCCAAGAG CACATCCAGTCAAGCTTGCTGGAAGTCATTTATCGAAACAGATCCAACTTAGAGACCATATTCAGGATCATAGACAGAGACCATTCAG GTCTCATCTCCTTTGAGGAATTCCAGCAAACCTGGAAGCTGTTCAGCTCCCACATGAACATTGAACTCACGGATGATGGCATTAACGACTTGGTTCGCAGCATTGATTTTAACAAGGATGGGAACATTGACTTCAACGAGTTCCTGGAAGCCTTCCGCCTCGTCAAACAGTGCCCGGCGTGA